The following proteins come from a genomic window of Saccharicrinis carchari:
- a CDS encoding SDR family oxidoreductase, with protein sequence MKILLTGATGYIGKRLLPQLIELKHEVVCAVRDKNRFVVDYPNVSVIELDLLQKDSLKNIPADIDGAYYLVHSMSTTGDFGTKEAECATNFNEAIKKTNVKHVVYLSGIVNDHTLSKHLQSRKAVEDILKSGSYHLTTLRAGIIIGSGSASFEIVRDLVEKLPVMITPRWILTKSQPIAIRNVIQFLTRTIFNSPTYGHSYDIGGPDVLTYKDMMLLLAQVRKLKRYIYSLPIMTPRLSSYWLYFVTSTSYYLAVNLVNSMKVEVVAKPNDLAQHLGIDLMPYKKAVEMAFMRIQQNEVVSSWKDSVISSHFPSSLQAYVEVPVRGCYVDSRASKVDNRDKCIARIWKLGGKVGWYYGNWLWQLRGTMDKMAGGVGLRRGRTHDDEIASGDVLDFWRVVLADRSKGRLLLYAEMKLPGEAWLEFNVDGDTLHQTATFRPRGLWGRAYWLFVLPFHHFIFGNMIKKIACQRNS encoded by the coding sequence ATGAAAATTTTATTGACGGGTGCAACGGGTTACATTGGCAAAAGGCTATTACCACAATTAATTGAGTTAAAACATGAGGTGGTTTGTGCGGTGCGCGATAAAAATAGATTTGTTGTGGATTATCCTAATGTATCAGTTATTGAATTAGACCTGCTCCAAAAAGACAGCTTAAAAAATATTCCCGCAGATATTGATGGTGCGTATTATTTGGTGCATTCTATGAGTACCACCGGCGATTTTGGTACGAAGGAAGCAGAATGTGCGACCAATTTTAATGAGGCGATAAAAAAAACCAACGTAAAGCATGTGGTTTATTTAAGTGGCATTGTTAATGATCACACCCTATCGAAGCATTTACAATCACGTAAAGCAGTAGAGGATATTTTAAAATCAGGATCCTATCATTTAACTACCCTCAGGGCGGGTATCATCATAGGATCAGGAAGTGCATCGTTTGAGATAGTTAGAGATTTGGTGGAGAAGTTACCTGTTATGATAACGCCTCGATGGATTTTAACAAAATCGCAACCCATAGCCATACGTAATGTGATACAGTTTTTAACCCGCACTATTTTTAATTCACCTACCTACGGACATTCGTATGATATTGGCGGACCGGATGTACTCACCTATAAAGATATGATGTTGCTATTGGCTCAAGTACGAAAGCTAAAGCGTTATATTTATTCCTTACCAATAATGACCCCACGCTTGTCGTCATATTGGTTGTACTTTGTAACCTCAACTTCGTACTATTTAGCCGTTAACCTGGTTAATAGTATGAAGGTAGAAGTGGTGGCAAAGCCAAATGATTTGGCTCAGCATCTGGGTATCGATCTTATGCCCTATAAAAAAGCGGTGGAGATGGCTTTTATGCGTATTCAGCAAAACGAGGTGGTTTCTTCATGGAAAGATTCGGTGATAAGCAGTCATTTTCCTTCCAGCTTGCAAGCGTATGTCGAAGTACCGGTCAGGGGCTGTTATGTGGATAGCAGAGCCTCAAAAGTTGACAATCGGGATAAATGTATAGCGCGTATATGGAAATTGGGAGGTAAAGTGGGTTGGTATTATGGCAATTGGCTGTGGCAGCTCAGAGGTACCATGGACAAAATGGCGGGCGGTGTGGGTCTCCGCAGGGGGCGCACACACGACGATGAGATAGCCTCGGGCGATGTGCTCGACTTTTGGCGTGTAGTATTGGCCGATCGTTCGAAAGGGCGTTTACTTTTATACGCCGAAATGAAGCTGCCCGGTGAAGCATGGTTGGAGTTTAATGTAGATGGCGATACCTTGCATCAAACGGCCACTTTTCGACCGCGTGGCTTATGGGGAAGAGCCTACTGGCTATTCGTATTGCCTTTCCATCATTTTATTTTTGGTAATATGATAAAGAAAATTGCTTGTCAACGCAATTCTTAA
- a CDS encoding S9 family peptidase, which produces MINLFPLWLLGILILSACSNPTKTNPLLPSHLPEAPVAPREDTLITIHGHTRTDPYFWMRLSDAQKNSAAPDVQTRKTLDYLHAENAYTDSVMQNTQDLQQKLFDEIVGRIKKDDESVPYFSNGYWYYSRYEEGMEYPVVCRKKESLESAEEILLNINEVAKGHAYYSATALSVSPNNKILAFAEDTLSRRIYTVRFKNLETGEFYKDEIPNVSPGGAWANDNRTYFYTSKNKVSLLSEKIWRHKLGTSTKADVMVYHEKDPSYYIGAYKSKSDKYIIIYAQSTLNSAYHILNANEPSGTFKPFTPRSAAHEYSINHFEDKFYIVTNHKAQNFRLMETPENATAMENWKEVIPHREDVLLEGIDVFKNYLVVSERKNALNHLRIIHQKTKDEHYIDFGEEVYVAGSSANPEFDTELLRYTYSSLTTPYSTIDYNMTTKTKDIKKVQEVVGGHKPEEYHAERQWAIARDGTKIPISLVYKKGTPLDGSAPLLLYAYGSYGNTINPGFSSTRLSLLNRGFVFAIAHIRGGQAMGRQWYDDGKMMKKMNTFTDYIDCSQFLIDEKYTSPQHLYAMGGSAGGLLMGAIVNMEPQLYNGVIAQVPFVDVISTMLDETIPLTTNEFDEWGNPKNKAAYDYMLKYSPYDNVKAQEYPHLLITTGLFDSQVQYWEPAKWLARLRATKTDDNLLIMRTNMEAGHGGASGRFEPYKAVALEYSFMFMLEGIAE; this is translated from the coding sequence ATGATAAATCTTTTTCCCTTGTGGCTGCTGGGCATCTTAATTCTATCGGCCTGTAGTAATCCTACTAAAACTAACCCCCTACTCCCCTCCCATCTTCCTGAAGCACCTGTAGCTCCACGGGAGGATACACTTATAACCATACACGGCCACACCCGCACCGATCCTTATTTTTGGATGCGCCTGAGCGATGCGCAAAAAAACAGTGCAGCGCCCGATGTGCAGACCCGGAAAACCCTCGATTACCTCCATGCCGAAAATGCCTACACCGACTCGGTGATGCAAAACACGCAAGATCTGCAACAAAAGTTATTCGATGAGATAGTAGGACGCATCAAAAAAGATGATGAGTCGGTACCATATTTCTCCAACGGATATTGGTATTACAGCAGATACGAAGAGGGTATGGAATACCCTGTTGTATGCCGAAAAAAGGAGAGCCTGGAAAGTGCCGAGGAAATATTACTGAACATAAATGAGGTAGCCAAGGGGCATGCCTACTATTCGGCAACCGCGCTGTCTGTTAGTCCCAACAACAAAATACTGGCCTTTGCCGAAGATACGCTTAGCCGACGTATTTACACCGTGCGTTTTAAAAATCTGGAAACGGGCGAATTTTATAAGGATGAAATCCCCAACGTATCGCCCGGCGGTGCATGGGCCAACGACAATCGCACTTATTTCTACACCTCAAAAAATAAGGTTTCGCTGCTTAGCGAAAAGATTTGGCGGCATAAGCTGGGTACCTCCACTAAAGCTGACGTGATGGTATATCACGAAAAAGACCCATCGTATTATATTGGAGCATACAAGTCCAAATCAGACAAGTACATCATTATATACGCGCAAAGCACTTTAAACAGCGCTTACCATATATTAAATGCCAACGAGCCAAGTGGTACCTTTAAGCCGTTTACACCGCGCAGCGCAGCGCACGAGTATTCCATCAACCATTTTGAAGACAAATTCTATATTGTTACGAACCACAAGGCACAAAATTTTAGGTTGATGGAAACGCCAGAAAACGCCACTGCCATGGAAAACTGGAAGGAAGTGATTCCTCACCGCGAGGACGTTTTACTGGAGGGGATAGATGTTTTTAAGAACTACCTTGTGGTGAGCGAACGGAAAAATGCTTTGAACCATCTCCGCATCATCCACCAAAAAACGAAGGACGAACATTACATCGACTTTGGTGAAGAAGTTTATGTGGCCGGCTCCTCGGCCAACCCGGAGTTCGATACCGAACTGTTGCGTTATACCTACAGTTCTCTGACAACCCCCTACTCTACTATTGACTATAACATGACCACCAAAACCAAAGACATAAAGAAAGTACAGGAAGTGGTAGGAGGTCACAAGCCCGAAGAGTACCATGCAGAAAGACAATGGGCCATTGCTCGCGACGGAACCAAAATTCCCATTTCGCTGGTGTATAAAAAAGGTACGCCATTGGATGGCTCGGCTCCCCTGTTGCTTTATGCCTATGGTTCGTATGGCAACACCATAAATCCGGGCTTTAGCTCCACGCGGCTGAGCCTCTTAAACAGGGGATTTGTATTTGCCATTGCACACATTCGCGGTGGCCAGGCCATGGGCCGACAGTGGTACGACGACGGTAAAATGATGAAAAAGATGAATACCTTTACCGATTATATCGACTGCAGCCAATTTTTAATTGATGAAAAATATACATCGCCCCAACACCTCTATGCCATGGGTGGTAGCGCCGGCGGCTTGTTGATGGGTGCCATAGTAAATATGGAGCCACAATTGTACAATGGTGTTATTGCTCAGGTTCCGTTTGTGGATGTAATATCCACCATGTTAGACGAAACCATTCCGCTTACCACTAACGAGTTCGACGAATGGGGAAACCCCAAAAACAAAGCTGCCTATGATTATATGCTCAAATATTCGCCCTACGATAACGTAAAGGCACAAGAGTATCCGCACCTACTCATCACCACCGGATTGTTCGATTCGCAGGTACAGTATTGGGAACCGGCCAAATGGCTGGCCAGATTACGAGCCACCAAAACCGACGACAACCTACTGATTATGCGCACCAACATGGAAGCCGGCCACGGTGGCGCTTCGGGTCGTTTTGAGCCCTACAAGGCAGTAGCCCTGGAATATAGTTTTATGTTTATGTTGGAGGGGATAGCGGAATAA
- a CDS encoding YkgJ family cysteine cluster protein, giving the protein MLDEDNCARGNNEKENNLSFYRDGYTIAATRITDFSSLTPLFKAMQELYTAISILTQSFGQRTHRQNKPIACKKGCSWCCFQPVYITTQEALLLYEYILNAFEPAQIKNIQDRAEKKLAKTKNLSEEKKQQIIHACPFLVDNSCSVYSVRPMACRIYLSQDEGTCKKKYDNPGCKTVVPALFDFPLKTGRYLNEGFVAFLKSKNKTMEEMTIEAFMVKLFNQPDYSAKWLTQNSAWNK; this is encoded by the coding sequence ATGTTGGACGAAGACAATTGCGCAAGAGGAAACAATGAGAAGGAAAATAACCTGTCTTTTTACAGGGATGGTTACACGATAGCTGCCACCCGAATTACTGATTTTAGTAGTCTGACTCCTTTGTTTAAGGCTATGCAGGAGCTGTACACGGCCATCAGCATTTTAACACAATCGTTTGGACAGCGCACCCATCGGCAAAATAAACCCATAGCCTGCAAAAAGGGATGTAGCTGGTGCTGCTTTCAGCCTGTGTATATCACTACGCAAGAGGCTTTGTTATTGTACGAGTATATTTTAAATGCTTTTGAACCCGCACAAATTAAAAACATACAGGATAGAGCAGAAAAGAAGTTAGCCAAAACTAAAAATCTGAGCGAAGAAAAAAAGCAGCAAATCATACATGCCTGTCCTTTTTTGGTGGATAACTCCTGTTCGGTATATTCGGTGCGACCTATGGCCTGCCGTATTTATCTTTCGCAGGATGAGGGTACGTGCAAAAAAAAATACGACAACCCGGGATGTAAAACGGTAGTTCCCGCTCTCTTTGACTTTCCGCTTAAAACCGGAAGATATTTGAACGAGGGTTTTGTCGCATTTTTAAAAAGCAAAAATAAAACAATGGAAGAAATGACCATAGAAGCTTTTATGGTGAAATTGTTCAATCAACCTGACTATTCTGCTAAATGGCTTACTCAAAACTCAGCGTGGAATAAATAA
- a CDS encoding mechanosensitive ion channel domain-containing protein — protein MIAKIISIALIIFLLFRLLFSLKNKWGLSVKIKRHLAYILPIAELFVWIGYLIWAVRLIYLSQNYFTLAAVGIVLLVLCIPLYLLLRDFIVGNVLKMQNKVNEGVFIEIEEIKGRIKRAGYFRLDIEDNRGNINSIPYNHIRSKIISQYGINQNLAKVVLRFTFPDTTKVNYIVPLLKRQILNTPWAAVSQDPIVEKTKTENGKLIIEVGTYTLDKSYGENIKNCVDKQFSLSYYQK, from the coding sequence ATGATAGCTAAAATAATAAGCATTGCTTTAATCATTTTTTTATTGTTCCGACTCCTGTTTTCTTTAAAAAATAAGTGGGGTCTTTCGGTAAAAATAAAAAGACATCTGGCCTACATATTGCCTATTGCAGAGTTATTTGTATGGATAGGTTATTTGATTTGGGCGGTAAGGCTCATCTACTTATCGCAAAATTACTTTACCTTGGCAGCCGTGGGCATTGTGCTATTGGTTCTATGCATACCCCTGTATCTTTTATTGCGCGACTTTATTGTTGGCAACGTTTTAAAGATGCAGAACAAAGTTAATGAGGGTGTATTTATTGAGATAGAAGAAATTAAAGGCCGCATAAAAAGGGCGGGGTATTTTCGACTGGATATAGAAGACAATCGGGGCAACATCAACTCCATACCCTATAACCATATACGCTCAAAAATAATATCGCAGTACGGTATCAATCAAAATTTGGCCAAAGTGGTATTGCGTTTCACATTTCCGGATACTACTAAAGTTAATTACATCGTACCTCTACTTAAACGGCAAATATTAAACACACCATGGGCAGCTGTTTCGCAAGATCCCATCGTTGAAAAAACCAAAACGGAGAACGGTAAATTAATCATTGAGGTAGGCACCTACACCCTTGACAAATCGTATGGGGAGAATATTAAGAATTGCGTTGACAAGCAATTTTCTTTATCATATTACCAAAAATAA